In a single window of the Pseudomonas entomophila genome:
- a CDS encoding accessory factor UbiK family protein codes for MLAPKAFLDALSDQASRLFSGDTAAPRAELESQFKVLMQGAFSKLDLVSREEFDSQMVVLARTRARLEALEKQVAELEARMAPPTTE; via the coding sequence ATGCTCGCGCCCAAAGCCTTTCTCGATGCCCTGAGCGACCAGGCCTCGCGCCTGTTCAGCGGCGACACCGCTGCGCCTCGCGCCGAACTGGAAAGCCAGTTCAAGGTGCTGATGCAGGGCGCCTTCAGCAAGCTCGACCTGGTCAGCCGCGAAGAGTTCGACAGTCAAATGGTGGTGCTGGCCCGCACCCGCGCCAGGCTGGAAGCCCTGGAGAAACAGGTCGCCGAGCTGGAAGCACGGATGGCACCGCCCACTACGGAATAA
- the sutA gene encoding transcriptional regulator SutA, translating to MSDDDLENDDLEVGDEDEADEGLEAAADDGAEDAGDDDSSPAPAAKGKSKAAVSVDEMPSMEAKQKERDALAKAMEEFLSRGGKVQEVEANVVADPPKKPDNKYGSRPI from the coding sequence ATGAGCGACGACGATCTGGAAAATGACGACCTCGAAGTAGGCGACGAAGACGAGGCTGATGAAGGCCTCGAAGCGGCCGCAGACGATGGCGCGGAAGACGCTGGCGATGACGACAGCAGCCCCGCCCCCGCTGCCAAAGGCAAATCCAAGGCGGCTGTCTCGGTAGACGAGATGCCGAGCATGGAAGCCAAACAGAAAGAGCGTGATGCGCTGGCCAAGGCGATGGAAGAGTTCCTGTCGCGCGGTGGCAAGGTGCAGGAAGTGGAGGCCAACGTGGTCGCCGATCCGCCCAAGAAGCCGGACAACAAGTACGGCAGCCGCCCTATCTGA
- the glnK gene encoding P-II family nitrogen regulator: MKLVTAIIKPFKLDDVRESLSEIGVQGITVTEVKGFGRQKGHTELYRGAEYVVDFLPKVKIDVAIDDKDLDRVIEAITKAANTGKIGDGKIFVVNLEQAIRIRTGETDTDAI; this comes from the coding sequence ATGAAGCTAGTCACTGCCATCATCAAGCCGTTCAAGCTGGACGACGTGCGCGAGTCGCTGTCGGAAATCGGCGTGCAGGGCATCACCGTCACCGAAGTCAAAGGCTTCGGCCGTCAGAAAGGTCACACCGAGCTGTATCGCGGCGCCGAATACGTGGTCGATTTCCTGCCCAAGGTGAAGATCGATGTGGCCATCGACGACAAAGACCTTGATCGGGTGATCGAAGCCATCACCAAGGCGGCCAACACCGGCAAGATCGGCGACGGCAAGATCTTCGTGGTCAACCTGGAGCAAGCGATCCGCATCCGTACCGGCGAAACCGATACCGACGCGATCTAA
- a CDS encoding HAD family hydrolase: protein MSIKLITFDLDDTLWDTAPVIATAEAVLRDWLAANAPILGGVPIEHLFAIRERLVQAEPGLRHRISALRRRVLFHALEEVGYSEKHAQELANEGFEVFLHARHQIEVFPEVQPVLELLRHQFILGVVTNGNADVRRLGLADYFKFALCAEDLGIGKPDPAPFMEALKRGDVDAGAAVHVGDHPGDDIAGAQRAGLRAVWFNPQHKAWNGEQAPDAEIQRLSQLPDVLSRWR, encoded by the coding sequence ATGAGCATCAAGCTGATCACCTTCGACCTGGACGACACCCTGTGGGACACCGCGCCGGTGATCGCCACCGCCGAGGCCGTCCTGCGCGACTGGCTGGCGGCCAATGCGCCGATCCTGGGCGGGGTGCCGATCGAGCACCTGTTCGCCATCCGCGAACGCCTGGTGCAGGCCGAGCCCGGCCTCAGGCACCGTATCAGCGCCTTGCGCCGCCGTGTGCTGTTCCACGCCCTGGAAGAGGTCGGTTACAGCGAGAAGCATGCCCAGGAACTGGCCAACGAGGGCTTCGAGGTGTTCCTGCATGCCCGCCACCAGATCGAGGTGTTCCCCGAGGTGCAGCCGGTGCTGGAGCTTCTGCGCCACCAATTCATCCTCGGCGTGGTCACCAATGGCAATGCCGACGTCCGCCGGCTGGGGCTGGCGGACTACTTCAAGTTCGCGCTGTGCGCCGAGGACCTGGGTATCGGCAAGCCCGACCCGGCGCCGTTCATGGAAGCCTTGAAGCGGGGCGATGTGGACGCAGGGGCTGCGGTGCATGTGGGTGATCACCCAGGCGATGACATCGCCGGCGCCCAGCGTGCTGGCCTGCGTGCAGTGTGGTTCAACCCACAGCACAAGGCCTGGAACGGCGAGCAGGCGCCGGACGCGGAGATCCAGAGGCTGTCGCAGTTGCCCGACGTTCTATCGCGCTGGCGTTGA
- a CDS encoding TOBE domain-containing protein → MQVSARNVFEGKVSAVQPGAVNAEVELTLAGGEKLVAVVTMASLHNLNINVGKQAVALVKAPWVVLMTDAAGYKLSARNSLEGEVARVGDGAVNAEVVLKLPGGTEVYAIVTREAVQELGLKPGVKATALIKASHIILGAKA, encoded by the coding sequence ATGCAAGTCAGTGCCCGCAATGTCTTCGAAGGTAAGGTCAGCGCAGTCCAGCCAGGCGCGGTCAACGCCGAAGTCGAACTGACCCTCGCCGGTGGCGAGAAATTGGTCGCAGTGGTCACCATGGCCAGCCTGCACAACCTCAACATCAATGTCGGCAAGCAGGCCGTGGCGCTGGTGAAGGCCCCTTGGGTGGTACTGATGACCGACGCCGCCGGCTACAAACTGTCGGCGCGCAACAGCCTGGAAGGCGAAGTGGCGCGGGTCGGCGACGGCGCGGTGAACGCCGAGGTGGTCCTGAAGCTGCCCGGTGGCACCGAGGTCTATGCCATCGTCACCCGTGAAGCGGTGCAGGAGCTTGGCCTCAAGCCAGGCGTAAAAGCCACCGCGTTGATCAAGGCCTCGCACATCATCCTCGGCGCCAAGGCCTGA
- a CDS encoding ammonium transporter: MTLRKIAGLGALLSLVMPGLALAEETAAPVLNSGDTAWMLTSTALVLFMTIPGLALFYGGMVRSKNVLSVMMQCFAITGLISILWVIYGYSLAFDTAGMEKGVLNFNSFIGGFSKAFLSGVTPSGLTSATALFPEAVFITFQMTFAIITPALIVGAFAERMKFSAMMIFMGVWFTLVYAPIAHMVWSGDGALMWDWGVLDFAGGTVVHINAGIAGLVCCLVLGKRKGYPTTPMAPHNLGYTLMGAAMLWIGWFGFNAGSAAAANGTAGMAMLVTQIATAAAALGWMFAEWIFHGKPSALGIASGVVAGLVAITPAAGTVGPMGALVIGLVSGIVCYFCATSLKRKLGYDDSLDAFGVHGIGGIIGALLTGVFAAPALGGFGAVTDIAAQFWIQAKGVIFTVVYTAIATYVILKVLDLVMGLRVSEEEESVGLDLAQHNERGYNL; encoded by the coding sequence ATGACTCTGCGCAAGATCGCAGGGCTAGGAGCCCTATTGTCCCTCGTAATGCCAGGGCTGGCCCTGGCCGAGGAAACGGCCGCCCCGGTGCTGAACTCCGGCGACACTGCCTGGATGCTCACTTCGACGGCGCTGGTCCTGTTCATGACCATCCCGGGCCTGGCGCTGTTCTACGGCGGCATGGTGCGTTCGAAGAACGTGCTGTCGGTGATGATGCAGTGCTTCGCCATCACTGGCCTGATCAGCATCCTGTGGGTCATCTACGGCTACAGCCTGGCTTTCGATACCGCGGGTATGGAAAAGGGCGTGCTCAACTTCAATTCCTTTATCGGTGGTTTCTCCAAGGCCTTCCTCAGCGGCGTCACGCCGTCGGGCCTGACCTCGGCCACCGCGCTGTTCCCTGAGGCGGTGTTCATCACCTTCCAGATGACCTTCGCCATCATCACCCCGGCACTGATCGTCGGTGCTTTCGCCGAACGCATGAAGTTCTCGGCGATGATGATCTTCATGGGCGTGTGGTTCACCCTGGTCTATGCGCCGATCGCACACATGGTCTGGAGCGGTGACGGCGCACTGATGTGGGATTGGGGCGTGCTCGACTTCGCCGGCGGCACCGTGGTGCACATCAACGCCGGTATCGCCGGCCTGGTCTGCTGCCTGGTGCTGGGCAAGCGCAAGGGCTACCCCACCACGCCGATGGCCCCGCATAACCTGGGCTACACCCTGATGGGCGCAGCCATGCTGTGGATCGGCTGGTTCGGCTTCAACGCCGGTTCCGCCGCCGCGGCCAATGGCACTGCCGGCATGGCCATGCTGGTGACCCAGATTGCCACCGCCGCCGCCGCGCTGGGCTGGATGTTCGCCGAGTGGATCTTCCACGGCAAACCCAGCGCGCTGGGCATCGCTTCGGGCGTGGTCGCCGGTCTGGTCGCCATCACCCCGGCCGCTGGTACCGTCGGCCCGATGGGCGCCCTGGTGATCGGCCTGGTGTCTGGCATCGTCTGCTACTTCTGCGCCACCAGCCTCAAGCGCAAACTGGGCTATGACGACTCCCTCGACGCCTTCGGTGTGCACGGTATCGGCGGCATCATCGGCGCCCTGCTTACCGGCGTGTTCGCGGCACCTGCCCTGGGCGGCTTCGGTGCGGTCACCGACATCGCCGCGCAGTTCTGGATCCAGGCCAAGGGCGTGATCTTCACCGTGGTCTACACCGCCATCGCCACCTACGTGATCCTCAAGGTGCTCGATCTGGTGATGGGCCTGCGGGTCAGCGAAGAAGAAGAGTCGGTCGGCCTCGACCTGGCTCAGCACAACGAGCGCGGCTACAACCTGTAA